From Vreelandella neptunia, the proteins below share one genomic window:
- a CDS encoding SagB/ThcOx family dehydrogenase: MVFDLPAPESEQQGSKSLVGSIAARRSVREYTNAPLPIGVLSQLLWSAQGVTGPDTKRATPSAGGLYPLHLKILVQRVSQLEPGIYEYQAGNHSLKLIGNRVPEGAVQALGIGDQPWLKEAALVIGVAAKLGEAARHFEAQPPQGERGARYVYMETGALAQNVHLQSTALGVGCVLVAGFADPRVKEALRLPSDLEPTALICIGQRHDA, translated from the coding sequence ATGGTCTTCGACTTACCTGCACCAGAATCAGAACAGCAAGGCTCCAAGTCATTGGTTGGCAGTATTGCGGCTCGGCGCAGCGTGAGGGAGTACACGAATGCACCGCTCCCTATCGGTGTTTTGTCTCAATTGCTTTGGTCGGCCCAGGGCGTAACAGGGCCGGATACAAAAAGAGCAACGCCATCGGCAGGCGGATTATACCCGCTGCACCTAAAAATTTTGGTGCAGCGGGTATCTCAACTTGAGCCCGGTATCTATGAGTATCAGGCTGGTAACCATTCGTTAAAGTTAATTGGGAACCGTGTTCCGGAAGGGGCAGTGCAAGCGCTAGGGATTGGCGATCAACCATGGTTGAAAGAAGCGGCTCTCGTCATTGGAGTTGCCGCGAAACTGGGAGAGGCAGCTCGGCACTTTGAAGCTCAGCCACCCCAGGGAGAGCGTGGCGCTCGCTATGTATATATGGAAACTGGTGCTCTAGCACAAAATGTCCATCTTCAGAGTACTGCTCTCGGCGTTGGTTGTGTTCTAGTGGCAGGATTCGCTGACCCAAGGGTGAAGGAAGCATTGAGATTGCCTTCAGACTTGGAACCTACTGCGCTGATTTGCATTGGGCAGCGGCATGATGCCTAA
- a CDS encoding GNAT family N-acetyltransferase, giving the protein MCETLEKSVSFRVATRQDLQAIVQMLADDNLGLKREDPSSPLSHSYHMAFEAIDADPNNELVVAVKGHHIVGVLQITFIPYLTYQGGWRALIEGVRVSKEIRSSGIGRAMFEWAINRAKERGCVLVQLTTDKLRPAALRFYEGFGFVASHEGMKLKL; this is encoded by the coding sequence ATGTGTGAGACTCTAGAGAAAAGCGTTTCGTTTCGCGTGGCCACCCGCCAAGATCTGCAAGCTATCGTTCAGATGCTAGCCGATGATAATCTTGGTCTAAAGCGTGAAGATCCTTCAAGTCCTCTGTCTCATTCCTATCATATGGCCTTCGAAGCTATCGATGCTGATCCTAACAATGAGTTGGTAGTTGCAGTTAAAGGCCATCATATTGTGGGTGTGCTTCAAATTACCTTCATTCCATATCTAACCTACCAGGGGGGATGGCGAGCACTGATAGAGGGCGTTCGCGTATCCAAGGAAATCCGGTCATCTGGAATTGGTCGCGCTATGTTTGAGTGGGCCATAAATCGCGCTAAAGAAAGAGGGTGTGTTCTGGTTCAGCTCACAACTGACAAGTTGAGGCCGGCTGCATTACGCTTTTATGAGGGCTTCGGCTTCGTCGCGTCTCACGAAGGAATGAAACTCAAGCTGTAA
- a CDS encoding GNAT family N-acetyltransferase, giving the protein MAFVEPVTLSARGVKIVPLTLNHEAGLRAAAADGELWNLRITSVPAPDETYRYIDTALKAREEGHRFAFTVIEESSGTVLGSTSYHDILPDVKRVEIGYTWYAKRVQHTHVNTTCKLLLMTHAFETLDCNVVGWRTDNFNFASQRAIERLGAKKDGVIRGNVLRRDGTMRDTVMYSLHKGEWPEVRAHLNYLLSRPRA; this is encoded by the coding sequence ATGGCCTTTGTCGAACCCGTCACCCTCTCTGCGCGCGGCGTAAAAATCGTGCCGCTTACACTCAACCATGAAGCCGGTCTGCGTGCTGCCGCAGCGGACGGGGAGCTATGGAACCTGCGCATTACATCGGTACCAGCGCCTGACGAGACGTACCGCTATATAGATACCGCTTTAAAAGCCCGAGAGGAGGGCCATCGCTTTGCCTTCACCGTCATTGAAGAGTCCAGCGGTACGGTACTTGGTTCTACTAGCTACCATGATATTTTGCCTGACGTAAAAAGAGTGGAAATTGGCTACACGTGGTACGCCAAGCGAGTGCAGCACACCCATGTCAACACCACTTGCAAGCTGCTGCTAATGACACACGCTTTCGAGACGCTGGACTGTAATGTAGTCGGATGGCGTACTGACAACTTCAATTTTGCCAGCCAGCGTGCAATTGAGCGCCTAGGCGCGAAAAAGGACGGCGTGATCCGTGGCAACGTGCTGCGCCGAGACGGTACGATGCGCGATACGGTGATGTATAGCCTGCACAAGGGCGAATGGCCAGAGGTGCGGGCGCATCTCAACTATTTGTTGAGCCGACCCCGTGCGTAG